The following coding sequences lie in one Osmerus mordax isolate fOsmMor3 chromosome 13, fOsmMor3.pri, whole genome shotgun sequence genomic window:
- the bco1l gene encoding beta,beta-carotene 15,15'-dioxygenase, protein MQAIFAKNGSETPVPVKAEIKGAVPEWLQGTLLRNGPGKFTVGDMAYNHWFDGMALIHSFTFKDGEVYYRSKFLNSETYKKNTGANRIIVSEFGTMIYPDPCKNIFSRTFSHLCNIIPDFTDNNLINIIRYGKDYYASSEVNYINQIDPTTLETVGRTNYRNHIALNLATAHPHYDEEGNTYNMGTALMSFGRPKYIIFKVPADASDKNKKPALRKVEMVCSIPFRSTLFPSYFHSFGMTENYIIFVEQPFKLDILRLATAYFRGVNWGSCLKYDKEDTTLIHLVDRNTGKIVSTKFYTDALMVFHHVNAYEDEGHVVFDMIIYEESNIYEMFYIQNMTQETSQFVENNKSFSPPIVQRFVLPLNVQKDTPTGTNLVTLQDTTATAVTQKDGSIYCGSDTVFEGLELPGINYKFNGKKYRYFYGSRVEWSPQPNMIAKVDTVTRKHLFWTQDNCYPSEPVFVASPGAVEEDDGVILSSVISSDPKESSFMLVLDAKTFKEIARASIDASIHIDLHGLFIPAQD, encoded by the exons ATGCAGGCTATATTTGCAAAGAACGGATCTGAAACTCCTGTCCCTGTCAAGGCAGAAATAAAAG GTGCTGTTCCTGAGTGGCTACAAGGGACTTTACTGCGTAATGGACCCGGAAAGTTCACAGTGGGGGATATGGCCTACAACCATTGGTTTGATGGCATGGCCTTAATTCACAGCTTCACCTTCAAAGATG GTGAGGTCTATTACAGGAGTAAGTTCCTAAACAGTGAAACTTACAAGAAAAACACAGGAGCCAACCGGATAATTGTGTCTGAATTTGGGACGATGATCTACCCTGACCCttgcaaaaatatattttctag AACATTCAGCCACCTTTGCAACATCATCCCTGACTTCACAGATAACAACCTAATAAACATAATTAGGTATGGTAAAGATTACTATGCCTCATCAGAAGTTAACTACATCAATCAAATTGACCCCACGACCTTAGAAACAGTTGGAAGG ACCAACTACAGGAACCACATAGCTCTGAACCTGGCCACAGCACACCCTCACTATGACGAGGAGGGGAACACGTACAACATGGGCACTGCTCTCATGAGTTTTGGCAGGCCCAAGTACATCATCTTTAAGGTCCCAGCTGATGCTTCAG ATAAAAATAAGAAGCCTGCTTTGAGAAAGGTGGAAATGGTGTGCTCCATCCCCTTCCGCTCCACCCTGTTCCCCAGCTACTTCCACAGCTTCGGCATGACGGAAAACTACATAATCTTCGTCGAGCAGCCTTTCAAGCTGGACATTCTCCGCCTGGCAACAGCTTACTTCAGAGGGGTCAACTGGGGCAGCTGCCTCAAATACGATAAAGAAGACACT ACGCTGATTCACCTGGTCGACAGGAATACGGGCAAGATCGTGTCAACCAAGTTCTACACCGACGCTCTGATGGTGTTCCACCACGTCAATGCCTACGAGGACGAGGGGCACGTGGTGTTCGACATGATCATCTACGAAGAAAGCAACATCTACGAGATGTTCTACATTCAGAACATGACACAGGAGACCAGCCAGTTCGTTGAGAACAACAAGAGCTTCTCCCCACCCATTGTTCAGAGATTTGTTCTGCCTTTGAACGTGCAGAAG GACACTCCTACAGGAACTAACCTGGTGACACTTCAAGATACAACTGCCACAGCAGTAACCCAGAAAGATGGCTCTATCTACTGTGGTTCTGACACAGTGTTTGAAG GTTTGGAGTTACCGGGGATCAATTACAAATTCAACGGCAAGAAGTACCGTTACTTCTATGGCTCAAGGGTGGAGTGGTCTCCACAGCCAAATATG ATTGCAAAGGTGGACACTGTGACCAGGAAGCATCTGTTTTGGACACAAGACAACTGCTACCCTTCAGAGCCTGTCTTTGTGGCTTCACCTGGAGctgtggaggaggatgatg GTGTAATTTTGTCCTCGGTTATCTCCTCCGATCCAAAGGAATCCTCCTTCATGCTTGTACTCGACGCAAAAACTTTTAAAGAAATAGCCCGAGCCTCCATTGATGCCAGTATTCACATAGACTTGCATGGTCTCTTCATCCCTGCTCAGGACTGA
- the bco1 gene encoding beta,beta-carotene 15,15'-dioxygenase, with protein sequence MSYDYSKNKEEKPDPTKADLTGNIPNWLQGTLLRNGPGMFSLGETSYNHWFDGMALMHSFTFKDGEMIYRSKYLRGDTYKDNIAAKRIVVSEMGTMAYPDPSKNFISRAITFLNHTVPDFTDNCGNNFLRYGKDYYATSETNYIRKIDPVTLETQDKVDYLKYLAVNLATSHPHYDKEGNTYNMGTTIADKGKTKYTIFKVPASCEKDAATATPALKNVEVLSTIPCRSLLSPSYYHSFGMTDNYFIFIEQPLKLDILKMATAYMRGINWASCLKYSPEENTLIHLIDRKTGKEVGTKYYTGAMVVYHHVNAFEEDGHVVCDVIAYEDNSLYDMFYLSKIKEESGSLKKLPTYRRFALPVQSDKGAEVGEDLVTLKYTTASAVKQKEGKLLCQPEVVCQGVEVPRLNYDFNGKKHRFAYMTCLETTGMATKIMKFDVETKNMIEWHEDKCWPSEPVFIPRPNGEAEDDGVVLISVINSNPGQSDFLLVLDAKSFKEIARAYVNVELHMDMHGFFIPQGD encoded by the exons ATGTCTTATGACTACTCAAAAAACAAAGAAGAAAAGCCAGATCCGACGAAGGCGGATCTCACAG GTAACATCCCCAACTGGCTACAAGGAACACTACTGCGCAATGGACCAGGGATGTTTTCTCTTGGAGAAACCTCTTATAACCACTGGTTTGACGGGATGGCCCTGATGCACAGCTTCACATTCAAAGATG GAGAAATGATTTACCGAAGCAAATATTTACGAGGGGACACATACAAGGACAACATTGCAGCCAAAAGAATAGTTGTCTCTGAAATGGGGACTATGGCCTATCCAGATCCAAGCAAAAACTTTATTTCAAG AGCTATCACTTTTCTCAATCACACTGTCCCGGATTTCACTGACAACTGTGGAAACAACTTTCTAAGATATGGGAAGGATTATTATGCTACTTCTGAAACAAACTACATCCGCAAGATCGACCCTGTGACATTAGAGACTCAAGACAAG GTGGATTACTTGAAGTACCTAGCTGTGAATCTGGCGACATCTCACCCACATTATGATAAAGAGGGAAACACCTACAACATGGGGACAACTATAGCTGACAAGGGCAAAACAAAATACACAATATTCAAGGTTCCAGCCAGCTGTGAGAAAG ATGCCGCCACGGCAACACCTGCTCTGAAGAACGTGGAGGTGCTGAGCACCATTCCTTGCCGTTCCCTCCTCAGCCCAAGCTACTACCACAGCTTCGGCATGACCGACAATTACTTCATCTTTATTGAACAGCCATTGAAACTGGATATACTCAAGATGGCCACTGCATACATGAGAGGGATCAACTGGGCCAGCTGTCTGAAATACTCTCCAGAGGAAAAT ACTCTGATTCACCTGATAGACAGGAAAACCGGCAAAGAGGTGGGGACAAAGTACTACACAGGTGCCATGGTTGTCTACCACCATGTGAATGCCTTTGAGGAGGATGGTCACGTTGTCTGTGACGTCATTGCCTATGAAGATAACAGTTTATACGATATGTTCTATCTAAGCAAAATTAAAGAGGAATCTGGGTCCTTAAAGAAGCTGCCAACCTACAGAAGATTTGCTCTTCCAGTACAGTCCGACAAG GGTGCTGAGGTTGGTGAAGATTTAGTGACACTCAAGTATACGACAGCCAGCGCTGTAAAACAGAAAGAAGGCAAACTTCTCTGCCAACCAGAGGTGGTCTGTCAAG GGGTGGAAGTTCCCAGATTGAACTATGACTTCAACGGGAAGAAGCACAGATTTGCCTACATGACTTGTTTGGAGACGACTGGAATGGCAACAAAG ATAATGAAGTTTGACGTTGAGACAAAGAACATGATAGAGTGGCATGAGGACAAGTGTTGGCCTTCAGAACCTGTGTTCATACCCAGGCCCAATGGAGAGGCAGAAGATGACG GTGTTGTCCTAATATCAGTGATAAACTCCAACCCAGGACAGTCTGACTTTCTCCTGGTGCTTGATGCTAAATCATTCAAGGAGATTGCTCGAGCATATGTGAATGTAGAGCTCCACATGGATATGCACGGATTTTTCATCCCCCAAGGAGACTAG
- the bola3 gene encoding bolA-like protein 3 gives MKSISRFIRQNQNIFITKQLRRNLSSQTEGEVRIVQRLKEKFPSASSLKVVDISGGCGAMYEIHIESNEFKGKRTVQQHQLVNQALKDEIQGMHGLRIFTEVPQD, from the exons ATGAAGTCCATCTCAAGATTTATTCGACAAAATCAA AATATATTCATAACCAAACAGCTGCGGAGGAACCTCTCCTCACAGACCGAGGGTGAGGTACGGATCGTACAAAGACTGAAAGAAAAGTTTCCATCAGCCTCATCTCTTAAAGTTGTGGATATATCAG GTGGATGTGGTGCAATGTATGAAATCCATATAGAATCCAACGAGTTTAAAGGGAAGAGAACAGTACAACAACACCAACTAGTCAACCAG GCACTGAAGGATGAAATCCAAGGAATGCATGGGCTACGAATATTTACAGAGGTTCCGCAAGACTAA